A genomic segment from Juglans regia cultivar Chandler chromosome 14, Walnut 2.0, whole genome shotgun sequence encodes:
- the LOC109013012 gene encoding uncharacterized protein LOC109013012 isoform X1, giving the protein MAKRELSSTLRNLKFMQRAASREENKKKEEEFKSDGNFCSPNTINRKCVVIMEGDPHPGAIKGRMSFQSFNPSIDKLTEAAEDTVSASSFDGKSGGLSFREDESSTDGAGCSNIEKSNCKANGDLKRKQPEVVYDTKNPNKLPKDVQGSQQSSPNNSKGSFKKPKDKKLDWSVLRPSRGQNKRG; this is encoded by the exons ATGGCCAAGCGGGAGCTTTCTAGCACTCTGAGGAACCTGAAG TTCATGCAAAGGGCGGCTTCGAGAGaggaaaataagaagaaagaggaagagtTCAAATCTGATGGGAATTTCTGTTCTCCTAATACCATTAATCGAAAgtg TGTGGTTATAATGGAAGGTGATCCTCATCCTGGTGCAATTAAAGGCCGCATGTCATTTCAAAGTTTCAATCCTTCTATTGAT AAACTGACTGAAGCAGCTGAAGACACAGTGTCTGCCTCTTCTTTTGATGGTAAAAGTGGAGGACTATCTTTTCG AGAAGATGAATCCTCAACGGATGGAGCAGGGTGCTCAAACATTGAAAAATCTAATTGCAAGGCTAATGGAGATCTTAAAAGAAAGCAACCTGAAGTAGTGTATGACACAAAAAACCCGAATAAATTACCGAAAGATGTTCAAGGTAGTCAACAATCATCGCCAAATAACAGTAAAGGCTCCTTCAAGAAGCCAAAAGATAAAAAACTTGATTGGAGTGTTCTTAGACCATCGAGGGGTCAAAACAAA
- the LOC109013012 gene encoding uncharacterized protein LOC109013012 isoform X2, translating into MAKRELSSTLRNLKFMQRAASREENKKKEEEFKSDGNFCSPNTINRNVVIMEGDPHPGAIKGRMSFQSFNPSIDKLTEAAEDTVSASSFDGKSGGLSFREDESSTDGAGCSNIEKSNCKANGDLKRKQPEVVYDTKNPNKLPKDVQGSQQSSPNNSKGSFKKPKDKKLDWSVLRPSRGQNKRG; encoded by the exons ATGGCCAAGCGGGAGCTTTCTAGCACTCTGAGGAACCTGAAG TTCATGCAAAGGGCGGCTTCGAGAGaggaaaataagaagaaagaggaagagtTCAAATCTGATGGGAATTTCTGTTCTCCTAATACCATTAATCGAAA TGTGGTTATAATGGAAGGTGATCCTCATCCTGGTGCAATTAAAGGCCGCATGTCATTTCAAAGTTTCAATCCTTCTATTGAT AAACTGACTGAAGCAGCTGAAGACACAGTGTCTGCCTCTTCTTTTGATGGTAAAAGTGGAGGACTATCTTTTCG AGAAGATGAATCCTCAACGGATGGAGCAGGGTGCTCAAACATTGAAAAATCTAATTGCAAGGCTAATGGAGATCTTAAAAGAAAGCAACCTGAAGTAGTGTATGACACAAAAAACCCGAATAAATTACCGAAAGATGTTCAAGGTAGTCAACAATCATCGCCAAATAACAGTAAAGGCTCCTTCAAGAAGCCAAAAGATAAAAAACTTGATTGGAGTGTTCTTAGACCATCGAGGGGTCAAAACAAA